Genomic window (Candidatus Microthrix parvicella Bio17-1):
GGCCCAGTCCAACGACAACGCATCGGCGCCGATCACCTCCACCCCCGTGCCGGCGGTGACCTCGGTCAACGGCTCCAGCAGCGACGGGTCGGCCTCCACCGCCACCACCCGTCCCGCCGTCATGGCCAGGCCCAGCGTGAGTGAACCGAGCCCGGGTCCGATCTCGACCACCGAGGACTCCTCGGTGACGCCCGCCAGCGTGACGATTCGACGAATCGTATTGGGATCGGCCACGAAGTTCTGACCCAGGGTCTTGCGTGGCAGATGTCGGTACCGGGCCAGCAGCTCCGAGATCGTCGAGCGTGTGAGCAGCGGCGGTCCGGCCTGTGGGGTCATGTACCGGTTCCGCCGCTGGAGGATCCGACACCCGACGTCGTCACCGAGGGCCCTGAGGTGGTCCTCGTGGTCAACGCCCCGGACTCCTCCAGGCTGATGACACGCTGTTCGATGGTGGTGGTGGTGATGTTCAATCGCGTCGGGGGCACGTTCTCCACGCCCTCGACCAACGGGCCGCGGCCGCCCGGTTCCCGCTTGCTCCGCTCGGCGTCGGCGAATCGGGAATGACCGCGAATGTTCCACGACGGATCGGTTTCGAAGAGCGGTGGCGGCAGCGGCACCCCCGATGTGGTGGTGACGGCGGTGGTCGTGGCGGCCTCCTCCGAATCATCGCCAAGGGTGACGACGAACACCACGGCCAGCACGGCGACAACCGCCCCGGTCAGTCCGGCGGCGATCCGGATGCGGGTCGGCGTGGATCGGTGCTGGGCCATTAAGGACAAGGTTACTGCGGGCTTTGGCATCCCGGTTGACGAGCAGGTCCGGAACGGCCTCAGCCGACAGTCGGGAGTGCCAGGCCGTAGGCCGCGTGGGTGTTGGCCCAGGCGTTGGCCTCAACCTCGGCGACCGTCTCGCCCCGGACCTCGGCCAGCCCGCGAGCCACGTCGACCACCCAGGCCGGCTGGTTTCGTCGACCCCGGTGGGGCACCGGCGCAAGAAACGGCGTGTCGGTCTCAACGAGGTACCGGTCGGGTGGCACCTGCTTGGCCGCCTCGCGCACGTCTGCGGCCCCCTTGAACGTGACGATGCCCGAGAACGACAGCACCGCCCCGCCGGCCAGGCACCGCTCCGCCTCCTGGGGACCACCGGTGAAGCAGTGAAGGATCGTGCGCCTGGGCCAGCCCTCGTCATCGAGGACGGCGAAGGTGTCCTGCCAAGCCTCCCGGGTGTGAATGACCAGCGGCACATCGAGCCGCAGAGCCAGCTGGATCTGGGCCGCAAAAACGTCCCGCTGGGTGTTTCGAGGGGAGTGGTCGTAGTGATAGTCGAGGCCGCACTCGCCCACGGCGACCGCGCCGCCATCGACCAGTTGTTCCAGCGCAACGATCAGCTCATCGACCGGTCCCTCATTCGAATCGTGCGGGTGCACGCCCGCCGTGGCCCACACCCCATCCCTCGTGCTCGCAAACTCAAGGCAGGCGCGTGACGACTGAATGGTGACGCCCACGTCGATGAACCTGCTCACCCCCTGCGACCGGGCCGCATCCAACAGTTCCTGCCCGTCATCCAGGTCCGCCAGGTGACAGTGGTGATCAAAGAACGCCATGGTCCAGCTTGGCGAATACGGCCGAGCGCCGCCACCCGGGTGCGAGACGATGCCGGCGTCGACGGCGGCGACGAGCTGGAGTCGGGTCGGGCGGCCTCCGGGGCAGTACCGTCGAGGTCATGGCGGAGCTGCGACCCAACGTTGACCAGGCCGGGTTGCGGGCCGCCGCCCGTACCTGGATGGCACTCGACCCCGATGCCGAAACACGGGACGCCACGACGCGGCTCCTCCAGCAGGGCAACGAAGCCGACCTGGCCGAGCATTTTGGTGAGCGTTTGGCCTTTGGGACCGCCGGGCTGCGAGCGGCGATGGGGCCCGGCCCCAACCGAATGAACCGGTTGCTGGTTCGCCAGAGCGCCGCCGGTATCGCCCGGGTCATGATCTCCGAAGGGGTGCCCAAAACCGCCATCGTGGGCCACGATGCCCGCCACCGCTCCGCCCGGTTTGCCGAGGACGTGGTGGAGGTGTTGGAGGCTCATGGCATCAGCGTGATGAAGCCGGCCGGGCCGGTCCCGACACCGTTGGTGGCCTGGGCGGTCTCCAAGCACGGGCTCGGCGCCGGGTTGTGCGTGACCGCCAGCCACAACCCGGCCTCCGACAACGGCCTCAAGGTGTTCTGGAGCGACGGGGCACAGATCATCCCACCGATCGACGCCCGAATCGCCACAGCCATCGAGGCGGCGGCCCGCGACCGCAGGCTGACGCCCCACCCCGGCTCCGGTGCGGTCAACACCCGCCGCCTCATGGTGGATCGGTATCTGGCCGACACGCTGGACCAGGTCGGGGCCGCCGGAGACCCCGACCTTCAAGTGGTAACCACCGCGCTGCACGGCGTCGGCGGGGCGCCACTGCTTCAGCTGTTGGGCGCCGCCGGCTACACCAGCGTCACCCCGGTGCCCGAACAACAGGTTCCCGATCCCGACTTTCCCACCGTCGCCTTCCCCAACCCGGAGGAGCCGGGTGCGCTCGACGCCGCCATTGCGCTGGCCACCGAGCTCGGGGCCGACCTGATCCTCGCCAACGATCCCGATGCCGATCGTCTCGCGGTCGCCGTACCCGACGCGGACGATCAGTGGCACACGTTGACCGGCAACGAGGTGGGCGCGCTGCTGGCCTGGTGGGCCCTCCAGCGAAGCCAAGGCCTTCCCGACCGCCTGTTGGCCACCACCATGGTGTCGTCCCAGTTGCTGGAGAAGATGGCCACCCAAGCGGGCGTGCACTACGCCGAAACGCTGACCGGCTTCAAGTGGCTGTGCCGTCCGGCCCTGGCCCACCCCCAGTGGCTGCAGTTGGTGGCCTACGAGGAGGCGATGGGCTACGCGGTCGGCCCCGGCTGTCGGGACAAGGACGGGCTCCTCGCCGCACTCGCCGTCGCCGACCTGTGCGGTCGGCTCTTGAACACCGGGTCCGATCCCCTTGCGGTGCTGGACCGCCTGACGCGTGAGCACGGGGTTCACACCACCTCCCAGGTGTCGGTGCGCTTCGACAGCACCGGCTGGGCTCGAAACCGCGATGCGCTGGTGGCCCGACTCGAAAGCAACCCACCGACGGCGTTGGGCGGCAGGCTGGTGGAATCGGTCGACCGCCCATCCGACGACCTGGTGCGACTGTTCCTTCGCGGTGGCGACCGTGTGGCCTTCCGGCCGTCGGGAACCGAACCGAAGTTCAAGGCGTACCTGGAGGTTGTCGAGCAGGTTGCCGGTGGGAGCCGCGCCGGTGAGCGGATCCTTCGAGCCGCCAGGCGACGCGCCGGCACCCGGCTGGAATGGATGGAACACGAGGTCCGCACGATTCTTGGCGCGCCGGTTCCTGGCGGCCCGGTTCCAACAGGCACGGCCGACGGCAATCCGCGGCTCCACGGCCGCAGACCACCCAACTGATGGGATTGCTCAGCGGTCTCCGCGACCGAGGCCTGTCCGGCGCACGCCGCGGCCTCGACCGGGCGATGCCCGATCGAGGCGCCTCGGAGCCCGACCCACCAGTCATCGAAGGAGGGAAGGGCGGTGCCCCGACGGCGTCTGCGAGCGAGAACGACGAGAACGACGAATCGGGACGAAGCCTCCGGTGGAGGCTCCTCGTCTTCGCCGCGGTGACGCTGGCGCTGCTCCTGCCAGGATCTCTGGCCATCGGCGTCGTGGGCAACGACGAGGGCACCGGAGCGCTTCCCGAAGGTTGGGAGCGGGCCGAGCGCATCGTGACCACCACCTCGGCCGATGGGCGCCCGGGGTCGTTGCGAGATGCGGTCGACTCGGCGACGCGAAGCGGCACCGACACGGTCATCGTGCTCAAACCCACCACCTACAGGTTGACGAAGGGGTGTCGCCGAACGGACGCTCGACCAGGGGAGGGTTCCGACGAGAACGACAACGAGGGGGGTGACCTGGACCTCTCAACGGTGGGTGGCGGTATCAGGATCGAAGGCAACGGGGCCACCGTGGTGCAGGAATGCCCCGGTCAACGGGTGCTACACGTCACGGGCGACGACCGGGTGGACCTGTCAAAGGTGACGCTCGCCGGCGGGCAGGCCACGGCGCCGCTCGGGCAGGGTTCGGGGGGCGCGCTGCTCTCCGAAGGCAGCTCCGAGATCACGATCAGCGATTCCATGCTGACCTCCAACTCGGCGGAGGACACCGGCGGCGCAGTCACGCTGTCCGGCCCACCCGCACAGCTGAACCTGATCCGTTCGGTGGTGTCGGGCAACTCCGCCGGATCGGCCGGCGGCGGCGTGTGGGTGCTGGGCGACCTCCATGCCACCAACTCCACGATCACCAACAACCTGGCGATGACCAACGGCGGTGCCGTGGCCACCAATGCCACCCTGGTCTTCTCGACCATCGTGGACAACTCGACCACCTCCCCCTCCGGCGGGCGGCAACTGGGGGCGGTCAACCTCGACTCCTTTGCCGGCTACGTCGCCGGGGGCGCCGGGGCGCCCAACTCGTGTTCGGTGGAACGGGCGACCAGCCACGGCTACAACGTGGGCGACGATCCCAGCTGCGGGTTTGGCTCTGGCGTCGGCGACCTGAGCGACGGCCCCCGGGACGGCGTCGGCCTGCTCGGGTATTACCAGGGAGACCTTCAGGAGCGTCCGCCGGTGCCTGCACGGCCGCCGGTGCCCAACGGTGTGCTGGTGGATCGCGTGCCTCCCCCGACGTGCCTCGCACATGTCAAAACGGACGGCCAGGGGCGCAGCCGATCAGGCGATCGCGGGTGCGACGTGGGCTCGGTCGAGCTGCCGGTCGGGCTTGACGTGCCCATGACCGCAACGCCCGCCAGGGTGGCCGCGGCGGTCTCCGGCCGTGCCACCTACACCGGCTGACCTCGCAGCGCCCCGTAGCGGGGTTTGATGACGTTGTCGATGATCGCCAGCCGCTGATCGAACGGGAGGAACGCCGACTTCATGGCGTTGAGGGTGAGCCACTGCAGGCCGCCCAGGTCGAAGCCCAATTCGTCGACCAACAGGCCAAACTCCTTGGTCATCGTCGTATTGGACATCAGTCGGTTGTCGGTGTTGACCGTGACCCGAAACCGCAGGTCGGTCAAGAGACCGATGGGGTGCTCTGCGATCGACGCAGCCGCGCCGGTGTGCACGTTGGAAGACGGGCACATCTCGAGGGGCACCCGGGTGTCACGCACGAACGCCGCCGTTCGCCCCAGGTGTACGGCGGAGTCCTCGGTGATACCGGGTGCAAGGCCGGGACCGCGGTCCTCGGTACCGGTGAGCACCAGGTCGTCAACGATCCGCACCCCGTGTCCCAGCCGTCCGGCGCCGCAGTAATGCAGGGCCTCGGCAATCGACGGCAGACCAAACGCCTCACCGGCATGGATGGTGATGTGGAAGTCCTCGCGCATCACCAACTGGAAGGCATCCAGGTGTCGACTGGGTGGGAACCCGTCCTCCTTGCCGGCGATGTCGAAGCCCACCACGCCATCGTCGCGGTGATTGAGCGCCACCTGGGCCACGTCAACCGATCGGGCGGCGGTGCGCATGGCGGTGCAGAGCAGCCGCACGGTGAGTTCGGTGCCGGCCGATCCCTGGGCCAGTCCCTCGAGCATGGCGTCGGTCGCCTCGTCCATCGAGAGGCCGCCCTCCACGCACAGCTCCGGCGCCATGCGCACCTCGGCATACACCACGCCGTCGGCGGCCAGGTCCTCGGCACACTCCCGGGCGATTCGCACAATGGCGTCACGTCGCTGCATCAGCGCCACCACGTGTCCGAAGGTCTCCAGGTACAGGCCGAGGTCGCGCCGGTCGGCGCCCTGGTGAAACCACTGCGCCAGCTCGGCCGCGTCGGTTCCGGGCAGGTCGTACGAGCCCTGCTCCTCGGCCAATTCAATCAGCGTTGCGGGTCGGGCACCGCCATCGAGGTGATCGTGCAACAGCACCTTGGGAGCGGTCGCCAACGCCTCGGGTGTCGGCGGCGTCGGGTCCAGGCGGCGGGCGCTGTGCACAAGCAGCGCACGGTCGAACTCCGAGGGGGTCCCGATGCCGCTGGTCAGTGCCATGTCGCCGGGTGACGGGTCGCTGGAGCCATATCGCACCGTACCTGCGAGACTGCCCGTCGTGAGCGCCGAGGTCCCCACCAGTTGGTTCGTCGAGGCACCTCGAAACCTGGATCTGGTTGGGCTGGACGCCGACGACACGCTGTGGGAGACCGAGGGTGGCTTCCAGGACATCGCAAGCCGATTTGAGGCGCTGATGGCGCCCTACCTGCTTGCCGATGCGGTGGCCGGCGCCCACCTGGACGACGTCGAGCGCCGAAACCTTGCCGTGTTTGGCTATGGGGTGAAGGGCTTCACGCTGTCGATGATCGAAACCGCCATCATGTTGTCCGACGGCGCCGTGGGAGGCGACGACATCGCCCGGATCCTCGACTGGTCGCGGGAGATGCTCGGCAATGCGTTGGAGCCCTATCCCGGCGTCACCGAGGCCCTGGCCCTGCTGGCACGCACCGGGCTGCGACGCAGCATCATCACCAAGGGCGACCTGTTCGAACAGGAGACCAAAGTGGCCGCCAGTGGCCTGTCCGAGTGGGTCGACGGCGTCGAGATCCTGCCCGAGAAGGACCTGGCGCACTACAACGCCGTGTTGCGCCGCTGGGGAGTCGACCCGGCACGCTTCGTCATGATCGGCAACTCGGTGCGCAGCGACATTGTGCCCGTGTTGGAGCTGGGCGGATGGGCAATCTGGGTGCCGTCGGTCAACCAGTGGATCCACGAGGTGGCCGAGCCGCCGCTCGATCACCCCCGCTTTGCGGTGGCAGCCAGCCTGGGTTCGGCCGTCGAACTCATCGGTCGCTGATCAGGCGTGGCGGGTCAGCCCTGGTTGCGGCCGGCGAGCGCCGGTGCGGCCAGCTCGGCAAGCGACACCTGTGGGCGGGCGCCCAGGTGGGAGATGACCTCGGCGGCGGCGATCGAGCCCAGACGACCACAGGTCTCCAGGTCGAGCCCGGTGGCCAGCCCATAGAAGAACCCGGCCGCGTACTGGTCGCCGGCGCCCGTGGTGTCGACGACGTTGGCCACCGGCTCGGCGGCCACTCGCACGGTCTGGTCGCCTGTGAGCACGAACGACCCGTCCGGGCCATGGGTGACGACCGCCATCGGGCAGCGATCCGCAACGATCCTGTGAGCCTCGTTGATGTCGTCGGTCTCGTACAGCGAGCACAGCTCGTCGCGGTTGGCCACCACCACGTCCACGTGGTGGTCGACCAGGTCGACGAACGCCGCTCGGTGGCGCTCCACGCAGAAGGGGTCGGACAGGGTGACCGCCACCTTGCGTCCCGCGTCGCGGGCCAGCCTGGCGGCCACCTTGAACGCCTCCTGGGCCGCCGGTGGATCGAACAGGTACCCCTCGAGGAACAGCACCTCGGTATCGGTGACCACCGCCGGGTCCACATCATCGGGCCCAAAGTGCACCGCCGCGCCCAGGTGGGTGTTCATCGTTCGCTGCGCATCCGGCGTCACCAGAATGAGGCACGAACCGGTGGCGGGCCCGTCGGTGGCCAACGACGTGGTGAAGCCCACACCGTTGGCACGGATGTCGTGGACGAACACCTCCCCCAGCTGATCCTGACGGACCTTGCCCAGGTAGTGGGAACGTCCGCCGAACGAGGCGACGCCCACCATCGAGTTGGCAACCGAGCCACCCGAGATCTCGGTGCCGGGACCCATGTGG
Coding sequences:
- a CDS encoding TatD family hydrolase is translated as MAFFDHHCHLADLDDGQELLDAARSQGVSRFIDVGVTIQSSRACLEFASTRDGVWATAGVHPHDSNEGPVDELIVALEQLVDGGAVAVGECGLDYHYDHSPRNTQRDVFAAQIQLALRLDVPLVIHTREAWQDTFAVLDDEGWPRRTILHCFTGGPQEAERCLAGGAVLSFSGIVTFKGAADVREAAKQVPPDRYLVETDTPFLAPVPHRGRRNQPAWVVDVARGLAEVRGETVAEVEANAWANTHAAYGLALPTVG
- a CDS encoding phospho-sugar mutase — translated: MAELRPNVDQAGLRAAARTWMALDPDAETRDATTRLLQQGNEADLAEHFGERLAFGTAGLRAAMGPGPNRMNRLLVRQSAAGIARVMISEGVPKTAIVGHDARHRSARFAEDVVEVLEAHGISVMKPAGPVPTPLVAWAVSKHGLGAGLCVTASHNPASDNGLKVFWSDGAQIIPPIDARIATAIEAAARDRRLTPHPGSGAVNTRRLMVDRYLADTLDQVGAAGDPDLQVVTTALHGVGGAPLLQLLGAAGYTSVTPVPEQQVPDPDFPTVAFPNPEEPGALDAAIALATELGADLILANDPDADRLAVAVPDADDQWHTLTGNEVGALLAWWALQRSQGLPDRLLATTMVSSQLLEKMATQAGVHYAETLTGFKWLCRPALAHPQWLQLVAYEEAMGYAVGPGCRDKDGLLAALAVADLCGRLLNTGSDPLAVLDRLTREHGVHTTSQVSVRFDSTGWARNRDALVARLESNPPTALGGRLVESVDRPSDDLVRLFLRGGDRVAFRPSGTEPKFKAYLEVVEQVAGGSRAGERILRAARRRAGTRLEWMEHEVRTILGAPVPGGPVPTGTADGNPRLHGRRPPN
- a CDS encoding adenosine deaminase translates to MALTSGIGTPSEFDRALLVHSARRLDPTPPTPEALATAPKVLLHDHLDGGARPATLIELAEEQGSYDLPGTDAAELAQWFHQGADRRDLGLYLETFGHVVALMQRRDAIVRIARECAEDLAADGVVYAEVRMAPELCVEGGLSMDEATDAMLEGLAQGSAGTELTVRLLCTAMRTAARSVDVAQVALNHRDDGVVGFDIAGKEDGFPPSRHLDAFQLVMREDFHITIHAGEAFGLPSIAEALHYCGAGRLGHGVRIVDDLVLTGTEDRGPGLAPGITEDSAVHLGRTAAFVRDTRVPLEMCPSSNVHTGAAASIAEHPIGLLTDLRFRVTVNTDNRLMSNTTMTKEFGLLVDELGFDLGGLQWLTLNAMKSAFLPFDQRLAIIDNVIKPRYGALRGQPV
- a CDS encoding HAD family hydrolase, giving the protein MSAEVPTSWFVEAPRNLDLVGLDADDTLWETEGGFQDIASRFEALMAPYLLADAVAGAHLDDVERRNLAVFGYGVKGFTLSMIETAIMLSDGAVGGDDIARILDWSREMLGNALEPYPGVTEALALLARTGLRRSIITKGDLFEQETKVAASGLSEWVDGVEILPEKDLAHYNAVLRRWGVDPARFVMIGNSVRSDIVPVLELGGWAIWVPSVNQWIHEVAEPPLDHPRFAVAASLGSAVELIGR
- a CDS encoding adenosine kinase yields the protein MSHHDSPPPASIHVAGIGNALVDVLASAPEELIDELGLVKGAMGLVDADRSAEIYDHMGPGTEISGGSVANSMVGVASFGGRSHYLGKVRQDQLGEVFVHDIRANGVGFTTSLATDGPATGSCLILVTPDAQRTMNTHLGAAVHFGPDDVDPAVVTDTEVLFLEGYLFDPPAAQEAFKVAARLARDAGRKVAVTLSDPFCVERHRAAFVDLVDHHVDVVVANRDELCSLYETDDINEAHRIVADRCPMAVVTHGPDGSFVLTGDQTVRVAAEPVANVVDTTGAGDQYAAGFFYGLATGLDLETCGRLGSIAAAEVISHLGARPQVSLAELAAPALAGRNQG